In Papaver somniferum cultivar HN1 unplaced genomic scaffold, ASM357369v1 unplaced-scaffold_117, whole genome shotgun sequence, the DNA window GTGCTAACTTTTGGATACTTATTGAGCTCTTACTAATGGTATtctgaattatttctgtataCATGTTTAGTATACAtttatgtgaatggatgaatgttaaCAGAAATCGCCATTCTGAAAGACAtcactggaccattatgatactCCTATTTAAGGCCTAGTTGAGCAAGGTACTcatgttgtggtacatggaagggaacatgttgataacaagacaatgTGCAACCACTATGACTCGCATGAATAACTTATTTGATCAAGGTATTACGTTAACCACTAAAATTATTATTTAGCAATTACGCGCACCTTATGTTTCCTGCAATTGCCATTTAtagattatcacatggaccagtgggagaatgtaagataaTTTCTTATATGATAATTATCTCTATTGGGACCATGTGAGAATCTGGTTATATTTTTAAGATATTGCTAAATATCTAATCCATGGTTATATAAGGAGTTAGTATCATATTTATGCTCTTCCTCGATGGACGATCGAGATCTAATGTCTAATACTAAAAGCCTAAGAACTTGGTCCTCTCTATacctatgaaagggaaacaataacCATTACTATTGTATCCAAGGATTTTACTCATTACGGCTAAGGTtaagagagagaaaccatgacctccacaaggtgTTACCGCTGCTACAAAGATGATCGGTATCGTAACACGGATTAGCGCTACCAGGTATTCTCCATTAACaattcttgcatattttatcgtgtgattatcatgaagttcaacgatcctaaaTTACGTTTCCATAAATTAAATCTTATAACAGATGCAAAAACAAAATTCCTATATACATCATGAATGATTTGTGTAACTCTCTACACTGATAGTGCTCTTTTGTATGGATGAAGTAAAAACATCATGCCCCAAGAGACGAATATCCGGTGCGTATGCACCGGGTTACAGGCTTGTATTTATTAAAGTGAGAAATGTCACAAAGAAGGTAACACTATACAGCCCACAAATCAACATATCAGAAacgaacaacaacaacatctgaTAACCCACAAAGAAGGCAATCCAAATAACAACAGCACACCACTTGACAGAGACACATGCAGACTTCATGATTCCATTACATAGAAGCTTCAATAATGATAGTGAACAAGCAACAAGCACCAATGAAATTCACCGTCAATACAGATTAAGCTCTCGCCTCGCTTGTCCGACAAGTAACCATAACTTCAATAATACAAGTATCGTGTTGCAGATATCCCTTTGAGCGGTCATGGAGTTGGGCAAGAGGCATGAATGACGACCAACCCCGTCCGGTAGCAGAATCACGAGTGAATTTGTGTTTTCCTTCTGTAAAAAACAAAAGATTATGGAGGtttaataataaaattaattCGCTACAAATATAAATATGCATATCCCATTATATAATACAGACCTGGTCCTTTAAAGTTGTTTGCGCTATTGGTTTGACTTGTAACAACGAAACTGTACTCTGCATAAGGCAATTTGTTCTTGTCAGCTGGGACGAGGAAAAGTGCTAACTGATCATATGTTTTGCTGGTTCCCTTCGGGTATACTTCCACTTTCCTATAAGAGAAATCCGTGATACTCAATAAAAAGcagaaaccaaaaaataaaagaaaaagattttaGCGTGCCAAGTAAATAGTTGTAGCTAAGATGATGAGATACCATTTCAGATTACGCACAGAGAAAACAGCAGACTCATGTTTAGGGCCTAGCTTCGAGAAGGTGTTAAGCTTCCATTGGAACTTGACAGATGTATAAGAATCAAGTATCTGAGATGACATTTTCAGTAAAGATTGATGGAATTAAGCAAAAGATAGAGATGTTTTGGGTGACACAATAGAAGTGTATGGCGAGGGTATTTATAAGCTTTTTGTTTTTAAACTGTCCGCGT includes these proteins:
- the LOC113329579 gene encoding ubiquitin carboxyl-terminal hydrolase 13-like — protein: MSSQILDSYTSVKFQWKLNTFSKLGPKHESAVFSVRNLKWKVEVYPKGTSKTYDQLALFLVPADKNKLPYAEYSFVVTSQTNSANNFKGPEGKHKFTRDSATGRGWSSFMPLAQLHDRSKGYLQHDTCIIEVMVTCRTSEARA